The DNA window GCCGCCGACCGCCATCGCTCCCCTGCCCGCTCCCCAGCCGGCCGCCGCCGCCCCCGCGGTTCCCTCCGCCCCGGCGCCGCAGCCCGCCGACACCCCCGACCTGCCGCTGGACGAGCCGGAGTCGGGTCCCCTGCGCGACCGTCTGGTGTGGGCGATGGAACGCACCGGCTGGGTGCAGGCCAAGGCCGCCCGCCTGCTGGGCATGACCACCCGCCAAGTCAGCTACGCGCTCCGCAAATACAACATCGAAATCAAGAGGTTCTAAGGCGGTCGGCTGACGGATGCCGCAACCGGAACCCTGCGGGGTGCGACCACTGCCGTCGCGCTCCGCCGCGGTTTCATGCTACCCTGCCGCGCCTTCGGTTCGATGGCATCTTTCCGATCGAACGGATCTCCGGTCTTGCCCTCGCTTGAGAAGCCCCTCGCCCTGATGTTCGTCGACATCGCGGACAGCACGATGTTGTACGAGCGCATCGGCAACGCCACCGCCGCGGCTCTGACGCAGCGGGTGCTGGCCCACCTGCGCCAGCTGGTCGAGGAACACAAGGGCGGGGTGATCAAGAGCCTGGGCGATGGGCTGCTGGCCGCCTTCCCGGCCTGCGACGACAGCATCCGCGCCGCCTGCGCCATGATCGACAGTCAGGACCGCTTTGGCCTGCGGCTGCGCGTCGGCATCCATCACGGCGCGGTGATCGAAGGGGTGGGCGACCTGTACGGCGACGCCTGCAACGTCGCCGCGCGGGTGCAGCAGATCGCGCGCCAGGGCGAAATCCTGGTCACCCAGGCATTGGTGGACGGCCTGTCGCCCAACCTGCGCGAGCGGACCAAACCGCTGAGCAACGTTGCCATGAAGGGCAAGACCGCACCGGTCCGCGTCCATCGGGTCCGCAGCGCCGACGACGCCGACGACGCCGTGGAAAGCACCACGCTCGGCTTCTCGATGGTGACGGAGGCCGGCGATGCCATGGTGACGCTGCATCTGTCCTACCGCGGACAGGACATCACGATGAGCCGCGCGCT is part of the Azospirillum lipoferum 4B genome and encodes:
- a CDS encoding adenylate/guanylate cyclase domain-containing protein codes for the protein MPSLEKPLALMFVDIADSTMLYERIGNATAAALTQRVLAHLRQLVEEHKGGVIKSLGDGLLAAFPACDDSIRAACAMIDSQDRFGLRLRVGIHHGAVIEGVGDLYGDACNVAARVQQIARQGEILVTQALVDGLSPNLRERTKPLSNVAMKGKTAPVRVHRVRSADDADDAVESTTLGFSMVTEAGDAMVTLHLSYRGQDITMSRALPRVTIGREDSSGLRIASRQTSRQHAVIDFTRESFLLTDHSTNGTFIRSGGSPPLVLRRDSTKLVGSGLIGFGAEALDESQDHVVAFRGELA